The following coding sequences lie in one Candidatus Melainabacteria bacterium genomic window:
- a CDS encoding flippase-like domain-containing protein, producing the protein MNKIMNGAEEQKAPPSRGSNIAKQLMALAIAALFLWLSFKDANFGKIWELAKQAKPEFLFWVFATAVISHLLRAWRWIFLLKPLTDKKISLFNSFCAVIYGYAINIVIPRGGEVARLISISKSENLPWMGVLPTMFIDRLLDIAMLGCLLGMTLTQLPKQILDKAPLLIPGGIAITICSIAGLLSLPLASQMIRWFANLPAIKQRLSPKLAQTFENLATQFSVGTKSLTDPAAYPAIAIMTVLIWFFYWVNYYCMVFALGLESRVSAMQCLVVFTIGSFGVLIPTPGNVGSFHYLVSQAMQFTCGLDENQSLAFATVLHFFCAILAICATAAACWIWQQSRPKNR; encoded by the coding sequence ATGAACAAGATTATGAATGGCGCCGAAGAGCAAAAAGCACCGCCGTCACGCGGCTCAAATATAGCAAAACAGTTAATGGCGCTGGCTATTGCGGCTCTATTCCTGTGGTTGTCATTTAAAGATGCAAACTTTGGAAAAATCTGGGAGCTTGCCAAACAAGCCAAGCCAGAATTTCTATTCTGGGTTTTCGCCACAGCAGTTATCAGCCACCTGCTCAGGGCATGGCGCTGGATTTTTCTGCTGAAACCTCTGACCGATAAAAAAATCAGCCTTTTCAACTCATTTTGTGCCGTCATTTATGGATATGCAATCAACATTGTCATTCCGCGTGGCGGCGAAGTAGCCAGACTGATCTCCATCAGCAAGAGCGAGAACCTGCCATGGATGGGCGTCTTGCCCACAATGTTCATCGACCGATTGCTCGATATTGCCATGCTGGGCTGCCTTTTGGGCATGACTCTGACCCAGCTGCCGAAACAAATTCTGGACAAAGCGCCCCTCCTTATTCCAGGCGGTATTGCCATTACGATTTGCAGCATAGCGGGTCTGTTGTCACTGCCCCTTGCTTCGCAGATGATCCGCTGGTTCGCCAATTTACCTGCGATTAAGCAGCGGCTTTCGCCTAAACTGGCTCAGACATTTGAAAATCTTGCCACTCAATTCAGTGTCGGCACTAAGTCATTGACAGATCCGGCAGCCTATCCAGCCATTGCCATCATGACGGTGCTTATCTGGTTTTTCTATTGGGTCAACTACTACTGCATGGTCTTTGCGCTTGGTCTAGAGTCTCGCGTTTCGGCTATGCAATGCCTGGTCGTTTTCACAATCGGCTCATTTGGTGTGCTGATTCCAACCCCGGGCAATGTTGGCAGCTTTCACTACCTGGTCAGCCAGGCCATGCAATTCACATGCGGGCTGGACGAGAATCAATCACTGGCGTTTGCCACCGTGCTGCACTTCTTCTGCGCCATCCTGGCTATCTGCGCTACGGCCGCGGCATGCTGGATATGGCAACAGTCCCGTCCGAAGAACCGATAA
- a CDS encoding patatin-like phospholipase family protein: MSGINETLKEIERPKRALVLSGGGARGAYEVGVLKALREQGIEYDLAFGTSIGGINAAFYVQGKIDRMEELWTSLKATDIFRFPNIEQIRSIIRGSRWGLFDTNPLEELLYREMNLDQFKNSPTRVGFLTTDLCTLETRMVTSDDINSHKELIDILMASSALPILFPARTLFGEGFWIDGGLVRNTPIQTAINMGAKEIHIVLVEAENDGVCPSNMVQVLARCADILLYASARDGIRLVHEYNKLVHSGQFDNAEAEIEPLVIKVFQPSGKVNTGILGIDPLRSVRLIEQGYFEAMSLLALV; this comes from the coding sequence TTGTCTGGGATCAACGAAACGCTTAAGGAAATAGAGCGCCCCAAGCGTGCGCTTGTATTGTCTGGCGGCGGAGCACGCGGCGCCTACGAAGTTGGCGTGCTCAAGGCGTTGCGCGAGCAGGGGATAGAATACGATCTAGCCTTTGGCACTAGCATTGGTGGCATCAACGCTGCTTTCTACGTGCAGGGAAAAATCGACCGCATGGAGGAATTGTGGACCTCTCTCAAAGCAACAGACATCTTTCGATTTCCAAACATCGAGCAAATCAGAAGCATCATACGAGGCAGTCGCTGGGGGTTGTTTGACACAAACCCGCTAGAAGAATTGCTTTACCGCGAAATGAACCTGGATCAATTCAAAAATAGCCCGACCAGGGTAGGCTTTCTCACAACTGATTTGTGCACGCTTGAGACGCGGATGGTGACAAGCGATGATATCAATTCGCACAAAGAATTGATCGATATACTGATGGCATCTTCAGCATTGCCGATTCTGTTCCCGGCTCGCACTCTCTTTGGAGAGGGATTTTGGATTGATGGCGGTCTGGTGCGTAACACGCCCATTCAAACCGCGATCAACATGGGGGCGAAGGAGATACACATCGTCCTTGTCGAGGCGGAAAATGACGGGGTCTGCCCGAGCAACATGGTGCAAGTGCTGGCTCGCTGCGCCGATATTCTTCTTTATGCGTCGGCTCGCGACGGTATCAGACTGGTGCATGAATACAACAAACTCGTGCATTCAGGACAGTTCGACAATGCAGAAGCAGAAATAGAACCGCTCGTTATCAAAGTTTTCCAACCAAGCGGCAAAGTAAATACGGGAATCCTGGGAATCGATCCTCTACGCTCAGTGCGATTGATTGAACAGGGATATTTCGAAGCGATGTCACTTCTGGCGCTTGTCTGA
- a CDS encoding Bax inhibitor-1/YccA family protein, with amino-acid sequence MKTSNPAFREKTWTSAEPDSSGAVMTLNGTAIKGGVLGALLVASAAYPWHMFFTSNASTSALMPFILIGGIGGFITAMITIFNQKAAPITAPIYAILEGLALGGISAMYEYQYPGVAIQGIALSFAVLGAFLLAFSTKLVRPSQNFMQAVVMATFGIALYYLVAMVMSMFGMHAPMMWDSGWLSIGFSLFVVTIAALNLFIDFNFIEANVENGAPKYMEWYGAFGLMLTMVWLYLEVLRLLSKLRSR; translated from the coding sequence ATGAAAACCAGCAATCCAGCATTCAGGGAAAAAACCTGGACGAGTGCGGAGCCTGATTCAAGCGGAGCAGTGATGACGCTGAACGGCACGGCAATCAAAGGTGGCGTTCTCGGCGCACTGCTGGTCGCAAGCGCGGCTTATCCATGGCACATGTTCTTCACGAGCAACGCTTCCACTTCGGCCCTCATGCCGTTCATCTTGATTGGCGGTATCGGCGGCTTTATCACCGCCATGATCACAATCTTCAATCAGAAAGCGGCACCAATTACGGCACCAATCTACGCCATACTCGAAGGTCTTGCACTGGGTGGCATCTCAGCGATGTATGAGTATCAATATCCGGGAGTGGCTATTCAGGGCATCGCACTCAGCTTCGCAGTTCTGGGTGCATTCTTGCTTGCCTTTTCAACCAAACTGGTGAGACCGTCTCAGAACTTCATGCAAGCCGTCGTCATGGCGACTTTCGGCATCGCTCTCTATTACCTGGTGGCAATGGTAATGTCGATGTTCGGCATGCACGCTCCGATGATGTGGGATTCAGGTTGGCTGAGCATCGGATTCAGCTTGTTCGTTGTAACTATCGCCGCATTGAACCTCTTTATCGACTTCAACTTCATTGAAGCAAATGTTGAAAACGGTGCTCCAAAATACATGGAGTGGTATGGTGCTTTCGGTTTGATGCTGACAATGGTTTGGCTCTATCTGGAAGTCTTGAGACTGCTGTCGAAATTGCGTAGTCGCTAA
- a CDS encoding bifunctional DNA-formamidopyrimidine glycosylase/DNA-(apurinic or apyrimidinic site) lyase: MPELPEVETVCRGLQLQLPGSFVSEVDVLRDDSIGYPEVEEFIDQLAGHRFESVTRRGKYILINLDRGAGLACHLRMSGRLMVVKDLQQPSRFLRVRMGLKDGRELRFEDMRVFGRLWYVPPGKTFVDVIPTLGELGVEPLDQMSGEILASLFDGKKQPVKTALLDQRLIAGIGNIYADESLYQAGINPLRPAGTVKRAELDKLANEIQKVLKRAIKHRGSTLSDYRDSEGVNGNYQNKAGVYGREGLPCRVCKSEIERVKIAGRSSHFCLVCQPIKAVRKSRK, translated from the coding sequence TTGCCTGAGTTGCCTGAGGTCGAGACTGTTTGTCGCGGGTTGCAACTGCAATTGCCCGGCTCCTTTGTGTCAGAAGTGGACGTGCTTCGCGACGACTCGATTGGCTATCCTGAAGTTGAAGAATTTATCGATCAGCTTGCCGGGCACCGCTTCGAAAGTGTGACCAGGCGCGGCAAATATATTCTCATCAACCTTGACCGAGGCGCCGGTCTGGCCTGTCATCTGCGCATGTCCGGTCGGCTCATGGTGGTCAAAGATTTGCAGCAGCCGAGTCGTTTCTTGCGCGTACGCATGGGTTTGAAAGACGGCAGAGAACTTCGTTTTGAAGATATGCGAGTGTTTGGAAGGCTCTGGTATGTTCCGCCTGGAAAAACGTTCGTTGATGTTATTCCTACACTCGGTGAGTTGGGCGTAGAGCCGCTTGATCAGATGTCGGGGGAGATTCTAGCCAGTCTCTTTGACGGTAAGAAACAACCGGTCAAGACTGCCTTGTTAGATCAGCGTTTAATTGCCGGTATCGGCAACATTTATGCAGACGAGTCGCTCTATCAGGCTGGTATCAACCCGCTCAGACCTGCAGGAACAGTGAAGCGCGCTGAGCTGGACAAACTCGCCAATGAAATTCAAAAAGTGCTTAAGCGAGCCATTAAGCATCGCGGTTCTACGCTCTCAGATTATCGAGACAGCGAAGGCGTGAACGGAAATTATCAAAACAAAGCCGGTGTTTACGGGCGCGAGGGGCTGCCTTGCCGGGTCTGTAAGAGTGAGATTGAAAGAGTGAAAATTGCCGGTCGTTCGTCGCACTTCTGTCTGGTTTGCCAGCCGATCAAAGCTGTCAGAAAGTCCAGAAAGTAA
- the cax gene encoding calcium/proton exchanger produces the protein MKLTADTILNVFIIFIPVPIIGAHMGMPPTIIFVTACLGIIPLAGLMGKATEYLSDRVGTGLGGLLNATFGNACELIIAFAGLRHGLVDVVKASITGSIIGNILLVLGGSILAGGLKYNNQTFNRTAATTSATLLALGAISLVVPAVFHFAAHIDPGDEVNLAMAISLILFTTYILSLVFSLKTHASLYTASANLDAMDEGENPWSVNKSIVVLLVATVLVAVLSEYLVHAVEEAAHSLHISRLFVGIILVAIVGNAAEHSTAVIMALKNKMDLSINIALGSGAQIALFVAPVIVFLSVLIGQPMDLRFSEFEVLSVVISVIILSFVATDGECNWLEGVQLLAVYCILAVAFFYA, from the coding sequence ATGAAACTCACAGCTGACACGATCTTGAACGTGTTCATTATCTTCATTCCCGTGCCCATTATCGGGGCTCATATGGGCATGCCGCCGACCATCATATTTGTCACGGCCTGTCTGGGAATTATTCCGCTTGCCGGTCTTATGGGTAAGGCCACTGAGTATTTGAGTGACAGAGTTGGCACCGGTCTGGGCGGGCTTTTAAATGCCACCTTTGGCAACGCCTGCGAACTTATTATTGCCTTTGCCGGTTTGCGACACGGTCTTGTTGATGTAGTGAAGGCATCGATCACCGGATCGATTATCGGAAACATTTTGCTCGTGCTGGGCGGTAGCATCTTGGCAGGCGGGCTGAAGTACAACAATCAAACCTTCAATCGCACCGCAGCCACTACGTCTGCGACGTTGCTCGCTCTTGGCGCAATCAGTCTTGTTGTTCCGGCGGTTTTTCACTTCGCCGCGCATATCGATCCAGGCGATGAAGTAAATCTCGCCATGGCCATCTCTTTGATTTTGTTCACGACATACATATTGAGTCTTGTTTTCAGTTTGAAGACTCATGCCAGTCTTTACACTGCTTCCGCCAATCTGGACGCCATGGATGAGGGCGAAAATCCCTGGAGCGTCAATAAATCGATCGTGGTACTGCTGGTTGCTACAGTGTTGGTGGCAGTCTTGAGCGAATACCTGGTGCACGCTGTTGAGGAAGCGGCTCACTCACTTCACATCTCACGACTTTTTGTTGGAATTATTCTTGTCGCCATTGTGGGCAACGCCGCCGAACACAGTACAGCTGTGATTATGGCTCTTAAAAATAAGATGGATCTGTCCATCAACATTGCTCTTGGTTCGGGCGCACAGATAGCTCTTTTCGTTGCGCCAGTGATCGTTTTTCTCAGTGTATTGATTGGGCAGCCTATGGATTTGCGCTTTAGCGAATTCGAAGTGCTGTCGGTTGTAATCTCGGTGATTATTTTGTCCTTCGTTGCGACAGACGGTGAGTGCAATTGGTTGGAAGGCGTTCAACTTTTAGCCGTATACTGCATTCTTGCTGTGGCATTCTTTTACGCTTGA
- a CDS encoding NUDIX domain-containing protein, protein MARSTADPSVKQTAGTLLYRFKKKNLEVLLVHPSGNYNKKSPWSIPKGLPDEGEDLEDAARRETEEETGVTPGDLETLGYVEYTKSRKRVHCFAGPSPKDAAPSCTSWEVDRAEFVVMEDAKKIIHPDQFPLLLRLEDLLNEERPRKSKK, encoded by the coding sequence ATAGCCAGAAGCACAGCGGACCCCTCAGTGAAACAGACAGCAGGCACACTTCTTTATCGATTCAAGAAGAAAAATCTTGAAGTCCTGCTCGTTCATCCCTCCGGCAACTACAACAAAAAGTCTCCCTGGAGCATTCCGAAAGGACTGCCTGATGAGGGTGAAGATCTGGAAGATGCCGCTCGCCGCGAAACTGAAGAAGAAACTGGTGTCACGCCTGGTGACCTGGAAACACTTGGCTACGTCGAATACACCAAGAGCCGCAAGCGAGTGCATTGTTTTGCCGGACCATCGCCGAAAGACGCAGCTCCCAGTTGCACCTCATGGGAAGTAGATCGCGCTGAATTCGTGGTCATGGAAGACGCAAAAAAGATCATTCATCCAGACCAGTTTCCGCTTCTCTTGCGTCTAGAGGATCTGCTTAATGAGGAACGTCCTCGGAAGTCGAAAAAGTAG
- a CDS encoding Glu/Leu/Phe/Val dehydrogenase: protein MAQRQLDEIALEMGLDPELHERLRYPKRALIVTVPVRMDDGTVKSFTGYRVHHDVTLGPAKGGLRYHPEVNLGEVSCLAMLMTWKCALMGLPYGGAKGGIRVEPWKLSQGELERLTRRYTSEIINLLGPDKDIPAPDMYTNEQTMAWIMDTYSINVGHTVPSVVTGKPVSIGGSFGRHEATGRGVAFCVRRAVDHFGIKAKTPSVVVQGFGNVGAITAKLLHASGYKVIAVSDVHGGIYNPDGLDIPRLLAYVTEMGKVEGFTGSKTISNTDMLELECDVLVPAALGNQITKANVDRLRCKIVVEGANGPTSPEADLALHQKGIPVIPDILANAGGVTVSYFEWVQGLMHLFWTEDEVNSRLEQIMGRACDQVLELSTKSGLRPRMAALRIGVSKLAEAKKLRGLYP, encoded by the coding sequence ATGGCGCAACGTCAGTTGGACGAGATCGCTTTAGAAATGGGTCTAGACCCAGAGTTGCATGAAAGACTGCGTTATCCGAAAAGAGCGCTGATTGTTACCGTGCCGGTCCGCATGGACGACGGAACAGTTAAGTCGTTTACGGGTTACAGAGTTCACCATGACGTCACTCTAGGACCAGCCAAAGGCGGTCTCAGATATCATCCTGAGGTCAATTTGGGCGAAGTTTCCTGCCTGGCCATGTTGATGACATGGAAGTGTGCGCTGATGGGGCTGCCTTATGGTGGCGCCAAAGGTGGCATCCGCGTCGAGCCATGGAAACTGTCGCAAGGTGAGTTAGAAAGACTGACCCGCCGGTACACTTCCGAAATCATCAATCTGCTCGGACCAGACAAAGACATTCCAGCACCTGATATGTACACGAACGAGCAGACGATGGCTTGGATCATGGATACATACAGCATCAACGTCGGTCACACGGTGCCCAGCGTGGTGACCGGGAAACCAGTTTCAATCGGCGGTTCCTTCGGACGCCATGAGGCAACCGGCCGCGGAGTCGCTTTCTGCGTGCGTCGCGCCGTTGACCACTTCGGCATCAAAGCCAAAACCCCTTCAGTAGTAGTGCAGGGCTTCGGTAATGTCGGCGCTATAACCGCCAAACTGCTCCATGCATCAGGTTACAAAGTCATCGCCGTCTCCGATGTGCATGGTGGCATCTATAATCCTGATGGATTGGACATTCCGCGACTGCTCGCCTATGTCACAGAGATGGGCAAGGTGGAAGGATTCACAGGCAGCAAGACAATCAGCAACACCGATATGCTCGAACTCGAGTGCGATGTGCTGGTGCCTGCGGCTCTGGGAAATCAAATCACCAAAGCCAATGTCGACCGCCTGCGCTGCAAGATTGTCGTTGAAGGCGCCAACGGTCCAACCAGCCCTGAAGCCGACCTTGCTCTGCACCAGAAAGGCATTCCCGTTATACCCGACATTCTCGCCAATGCCGGCGGCGTAACCGTCAGCTATTTCGAGTGGGTACAGGGGTTGATGCACTTGTTCTGGACCGAAGACGAAGTCAACAGCCGCCTCGAACAAATCATGGGCAGAGCTTGTGACCAGGTTCTCGAGCTCAGCACAAAATCAGGCTTACGCCCGAGAATGGCAGCGCTGAGAATCGGCGTGTCAAAATTGGCAGAAGCGAAAAAACTTCGCGGACTCTATCCGTAG
- a CDS encoding DUF4388 domain-containing protein, whose amino-acid sequence MFNTGKSSQSPRNVRLPKQSAMPSYGDIQFLMQEANKILGRWVELPYSASDRKQEYILSVKYDNREEDPNWSLFQVTNAGQSAIWNYASRDLSLIANLIMTSSGGDQLEDVIPSSALMGKAGESQMSGTTGGMGQTPTQVSSGSGITFDPPRPGAKATLEGDLKNLQVPNLLQSINLAKMTGRLDVRSRTENSEIYFQDGIPLHGVLKDLKGDNALIELITWANGEFRFWPDERTNERTINKRLDSMLMEGVALLDQNKYLETAGLKLESCLVKKNAMISEEEFAARVAKGAPIGLEQQLDFYELIDNRNTLFDLLRNRPMSKVDWVPILFNLVSCGLVQITDQAPQQNRLATLKALGVDEAAVQGVLKNLLRPETGILSYPAFIYLLDQEYLRYEYFNLPFSLLVFSIGQRKGGPDGLVEALQMLAVRRAMQRISLVKRQVDMLGHYETFDYAMLLPNTNSTAASALANRIADVLREAPLSSDMDSRSLALAFGVATVPEDCQELDKVLIAARKARDKAKFSQQRVVLAREIMAQS is encoded by the coding sequence ATGTTTAATACCGGCAAATCATCTCAATCTCCAAGAAACGTACGTCTTCCAAAGCAATCGGCGATGCCGAGCTATGGCGACATCCAATTTTTGATGCAAGAGGCAAACAAGATCCTTGGTCGTTGGGTGGAACTGCCTTATTCGGCCAGTGACCGCAAACAGGAATACATTCTCTCGGTCAAATATGACAATCGAGAAGAAGACCCGAACTGGTCATTGTTCCAGGTCACTAATGCCGGTCAATCAGCAATCTGGAATTACGCCAGCCGCGACTTGAGTCTGATTGCCAACTTGATCATGACCAGTTCAGGCGGCGACCAACTGGAAGATGTAATTCCCTCCAGCGCACTTATGGGGAAAGCCGGCGAGTCGCAAATGAGCGGAACAACCGGCGGCATGGGACAGACCCCTACACAAGTGAGCAGCGGTAGCGGCATCACTTTCGACCCACCCCGACCCGGTGCTAAAGCTACTCTGGAAGGAGATCTGAAAAATCTCCAGGTACCGAACTTGCTGCAATCAATCAATCTCGCCAAAATGACAGGCCGACTTGATGTACGCAGTCGCACAGAGAATTCAGAGATTTACTTTCAAGACGGCATTCCCCTGCATGGTGTGCTCAAAGATTTGAAAGGTGACAACGCCCTGATTGAATTGATCACATGGGCAAACGGAGAGTTTCGCTTCTGGCCGGATGAGCGAACCAACGAGCGAACCATCAACAAACGACTGGATTCGATGCTGATGGAAGGCGTTGCTCTGCTCGACCAGAACAAATACCTGGAAACTGCTGGTCTGAAACTGGAATCATGCCTGGTGAAAAAGAACGCCATGATTTCTGAAGAAGAATTTGCAGCGCGCGTCGCCAAAGGCGCTCCCATCGGTCTTGAGCAACAGCTCGATTTCTATGAATTGATAGACAACCGCAATACACTGTTCGATCTGTTGCGCAATCGGCCGATGAGCAAAGTTGACTGGGTGCCAATTCTCTTCAATCTTGTCAGCTGCGGACTGGTGCAAATCACTGACCAGGCGCCACAACAAAACCGATTGGCTACATTGAAGGCTCTCGGCGTTGACGAAGCAGCTGTTCAGGGCGTACTGAAAAACCTGCTGCGACCTGAAACAGGAATCCTCAGCTATCCTGCCTTCATTTACTTGTTGGACCAGGAGTATCTACGATACGAATACTTCAACCTGCCCTTCTCACTTTTGGTCTTCTCTATTGGCCAGCGAAAAGGCGGGCCGGATGGACTTGTAGAAGCGTTACAAATGTTGGCAGTGCGCCGAGCAATGCAAAGAATTTCTCTCGTTAAGAGACAAGTCGATATGCTCGGACATTACGAAACATTCGACTACGCGATGCTTCTGCCCAACACCAACTCCACCGCCGCAAGCGCACTGGCAAATAGAATTGCTGACGTTTTACGCGAAGCACCTCTATCGTCAGATATGGACTCACGCAGTCTGGCACTGGCATTCGGGGTAGCTACAGTTCCTGAAGACTGTCAGGAATTAGATAAAGTTCTAATTGCCGCCCGTAAAGCACGAGACAAAGCAAAATTCTCCCAGCAGCGAGTTGTGCTTGCCCGCGAAATCATGGCGCAGTCTTGA
- a CDS encoding O-acetyl-ADP-ribose deacetylase yields the protein MPDLTKQFQRTTVTLIRGDITRQEADAIVNAANSGLRGGGGVDGAIHRAGGPAIMEECDQIRRMEGGCQPGHAVITGGGKLKCQYVIHTVGPKYRDGRVDEPKILRNAYRSSLELANTYELKSIAIPSIGTGAYGYPLEEAAEIALDTVHEFCQTDTTLSDIRFVLFDQFSYDAFAEKFAKLS from the coding sequence ATGCCAGACCTTACTAAACAATTCCAGCGAACGACAGTGACGCTGATTCGCGGCGACATCACGCGGCAGGAAGCCGATGCTATCGTCAACGCGGCCAATTCAGGCTTGCGCGGCGGCGGCGGAGTAGACGGCGCTATTCACCGAGCTGGTGGACCTGCGATCATGGAAGAATGCGACCAGATTCGACGAATGGAAGGCGGCTGCCAACCAGGTCATGCCGTCATCACTGGTGGTGGCAAACTGAAATGTCAATATGTCATCCACACAGTCGGACCCAAGTACCGAGACGGCCGCGTAGACGAGCCGAAGATTTTGCGTAATGCATACCGAAGTTCTCTTGAGCTCGCCAACACTTACGAACTCAAGAGTATTGCCATTCCATCTATCGGTACCGGTGCATATGGATATCCGCTAGAGGAAGCCGCCGAAATAGCACTAGACACAGTGCATGAATTTTGCCAAACTGATACTACGCTTAGTGACATAAGATTTGTGCTTTTCGACCAATTTTCATACGACGCCTTCGCGGAAAAATTTGCTAAGTTGTCCTAG
- a CDS encoding DNA polymerase IV, translating to MRKIIHVDMDAFFASVEQRDQPKYRGKPVVVGGTPDQRGVVAAASYEAREYGIHSAMPARTALQKCPHLIFVRPRFDVYKEISDKIREIFHRFTDLVEPLSLDEAYLDVTENKVGVPSATLIAKEIKKNIFEETQLTASAGVSINKFLAKTASAVNKPNGLFLIPPDQAESFVEKLAIEKFYGIGHVTAEKMHNAGVFTGADLKRWSEPDLINRFGKVGSFYFNIVRGCDDRPVIPNRIRKSLGAEESYAEDLVERQSVIEALQEIAETLKRRIDNSETSGRTLTLKVKYGDYQQVTRSRTMTASIQTVDEIMKLALELLDSTEIEQRHVRLLGLALSNLDCEREESEYVQLMIDFKY from the coding sequence ATTCGCAAAATCATTCATGTCGACATGGATGCATTTTTCGCCTCGGTCGAGCAGCGTGATCAGCCCAAATATCGGGGCAAGCCGGTAGTAGTCGGAGGCACGCCAGATCAAAGAGGCGTGGTAGCAGCAGCAAGCTATGAAGCACGCGAATATGGCATTCACTCAGCCATGCCCGCGCGCACCGCTCTGCAAAAATGTCCGCATCTAATCTTCGTTCGCCCACGCTTCGACGTCTACAAAGAGATCTCAGACAAAATCAGAGAGATCTTTCATCGCTTTACAGATCTGGTCGAGCCGCTCTCTCTTGATGAAGCCTACCTGGACGTAACTGAAAACAAAGTCGGAGTTCCATCAGCGACACTGATCGCTAAAGAGATAAAGAAGAACATATTCGAAGAAACGCAATTGACTGCATCTGCAGGAGTGTCAATAAACAAATTCCTCGCAAAAACGGCATCAGCAGTCAATAAACCAAACGGTCTCTTTCTGATTCCACCCGATCAGGCAGAATCATTTGTAGAAAAACTAGCAATCGAAAAATTTTACGGCATCGGTCATGTCACCGCAGAAAAGATGCACAACGCGGGGGTCTTTACTGGAGCAGACCTGAAGCGTTGGAGCGAGCCGGATTTGATCAATCGCTTCGGCAAAGTAGGCAGTTTCTATTTCAATATAGTCAGAGGATGCGACGATCGACCGGTTATTCCAAATAGGATTCGCAAATCATTGGGTGCAGAGGAGAGCTATGCAGAAGACCTGGTGGAGCGGCAATCGGTAATCGAAGCGCTTCAAGAAATCGCCGAAACATTGAAGCGAAGAATCGACAACAGCGAAACAAGCGGCCGAACATTGACGTTGAAAGTCAAATATGGCGACTATCAACAGGTAACGCGCAGCCGCACCATGACTGCGTCTATACAGACTGTTGATGAGATAATGAAACTGGCGCTCGAACTTTTGGACTCGACTGAAATAGAACAAAGACATGTGAGACTGCTTGGTCTTGCTCTCTCAAATCTCGACTGTGAGCGTGAGGAGTCAGAGTACGTGCAACTAATGATCGACTTCAAATACTGA